From a single Okeanomitos corallinicola TIOX110 genomic region:
- the nifN gene encoding nitrogenase iron-molybdenum cofactor biosynthesis protein NifN has translation MALVTFPEKSVSVNPLKQSQALGASLAFLGLKGTIPLFHGSQGCTAFAKVVLVRHFREAIPLATTAMTEVTTILGGEENVEQAILTVVEKLNPEIIGLCSTGLTETRGDDIERFLKDIRKRHPELDHLAIIFAPTPDFKGALQDGFAAAVESIVKEVPKNGGIKPEQITILAGSALTPGDVQEIEEMVTSFGLEPIFVPNLGASLDGHLEDEYSAITASGTTVKQLRSLGSSAFTIALGESMRGAAKILQEKFNTDYEVFRDLTGLEAVDEFLQALSVLSGNPVPEKYRRQRRQLQDAMLDTHFYFGAKRISLALEPDLMWSMVHFLQSMGAQIHAAVTTTKSPLLELLPIKNVSIGDLEDFEDLAVGSDLLIGNSNVNNIAKRLSIPFYRLGIPIYDRLGNGLFTKVGYRGTMDVLFAIGNLFIEHEEVLMMKQWQGVINR, from the coding sequence GGAACTATCCCTTTATTTCATGGTTCACAGGGTTGTACTGCTTTTGCAAAAGTTGTTTTAGTCCGACATTTTCGGGAAGCAATTCCTTTAGCTACTACAGCAATGACGGAAGTTACTACCATTTTGGGTGGTGAAGAAAATGTCGAACAAGCTATTTTAACTGTAGTAGAAAAATTAAACCCGGAAATTATTGGTTTATGTTCCACTGGTTTAACAGAAACTAGAGGAGATGATATTGAACGTTTTTTAAAAGATATTAGAAAACGTCATCCAGAATTAGACCATTTAGCCATTATTTTTGCACCAACTCCCGATTTTAAAGGTGCATTGCAAGATGGTTTTGCTGCTGCTGTCGAAAGCATAGTTAAGGAAGTTCCTAAAAATGGAGGCATTAAACCGGAACAAATTACAATTTTGGCAGGTTCAGCTTTGACTCCTGGAGATGTTCAGGAAATAGAAGAGATGGTGACATCTTTTGGTTTAGAACCTATTTTTGTTCCTAACTTGGGTGCTTCTTTAGATGGTCATTTAGAAGATGAATATAGTGCCATCACTGCCAGTGGTACAACTGTTAAACAACTGCGTTCTTTAGGTAGTTCTGCGTTTACTATTGCATTAGGTGAAAGTATGCGCGGTGCTGCCAAAATTCTCCAAGAAAAGTTTAATACAGATTATGAAGTTTTTCGAGATTTAACTGGTTTAGAAGCTGTAGATGAGTTTCTGCAAGCCTTATCAGTTTTGAGTGGAAATCCCGTACCAGAAAAATATCGCCGTCAACGTCGTCAGCTACAAGATGCGATGTTAGACACTCATTTTTATTTTGGTGCAAAACGGATTTCTTTAGCCTTAGAACCCGATTTAATGTGGTCTATGGTGCATTTTTTACAGTCAATGGGAGCGCAAATTCATGCGGCTGTAACAACAACCAAATCACCTTTATTAGAACTACTCCCCATTAAAAATGTGAGTATTGGTGATTTAGAAGATTTTGAAGATTTAGCAGTTGGTTCTGACTTATTAATTGGTAATTCCAATGTCAATAACATTGCTAAACGTCTTTCTATTCCCTTCTATCGTTTAGGAATTCCTATCTATGACAGGTTAGGTAATGGCTTATTTACTAAAGTAGGTTATCGCGGCACGATGGATGTTTTATTTGCCATCGGCAACTTGTTTATAGAACACGAAGAAGTCTTAATGATGAAGCAATGGCAAGGGGTAATAAATAGGTAA
- the nifX gene encoding nitrogen fixation protein NifX gives MKVKIAFTTTDRIHINAHFGWAKEIDVYEISDEGYEFLETLKFEGDLKEDGNEDKITPKLDALKDCTIVYVVAIGGSAAARLIKHGVTPVKAKSEEEKIEDILNKLVQTLKGNPPPWLRKALGKNKPNFLDEIEDEAAV, from the coding sequence ATGAAAGTGAAAATTGCGTTTACAACAACTGACCGAATTCATATTAATGCTCACTTTGGTTGGGCTAAGGAAATTGATGTGTATGAAATTTCCGATGAAGGATATGAATTTCTAGAAACTTTGAAGTTTGAAGGCGACCTCAAGGAAGATGGTAATGAGGATAAAATTACCCCTAAACTTGATGCTTTAAAAGATTGTACAATTGTGTATGTAGTCGCGATTGGTGGTAGTGCAGCGGCTCGATTAATTAAGCATGGTGTCACACCAGTTAAGGCTAAATCAGAAGAAGAAAAAATTGAAGATATCTTGAATAAATTGGTGCAAACCTTAAAAGGGAATCCTCCACCTTGGTTGCGTAAAGCTTTAGGAAAAAACAAACCTAACTTTTTAGATGAAATTGAAGACGAAGCAGCGGTATGA
- a CDS encoding NifX-associated nitrogen fixation protein — protein MSENNSLNGNATSAIISSPFLKTLVQQIRANDSYGFYRTWSDELILKPYVVTKQKKKEISVEGEIDPATISRINAFFRAIASSIEIETGLLSNVVIDLGHEGFGWALVFSGRLLLTIKTLRDAHRFGFESLEKLNEEGAKFVEKGIDLAKRFPEVGNL, from the coding sequence ATGAGTGAAAATAATAGTCTGAACGGAAACGCGACAAGTGCAATAATTTCTTCACCTTTTCTGAAAACATTAGTTCAACAAATCCGGGCAAATGATAGTTATGGTTTCTACCGGACTTGGTCTGATGAATTAATCCTCAAACCTTATGTTGTTACTAAACAAAAGAAAAAAGAAATTTCTGTAGAGGGTGAAATTGATCCAGCTACTATTTCTAGAATTAATGCTTTTTTTAGAGCAATAGCTTCTAGTATTGAAATAGAAACTGGACTACTTTCTAATGTGGTAATTGATTTAGGTCATGAAGGTTTTGGTTGGGCTTTGGTTTTTTCTGGGCGGTTATTATTAACTATCAAGACCTTGCGAGATGCCCATCGTTTTGGTTTTGAATCCCTAGAAAAGTTAAATGAAGAGGGAGCAAAGTTTGTTGAAAAAGGAATTGATTTAGCCAAACGTTTCCCCGAAGTAGGTAATTTGTGA
- a CDS encoding CCE_0567 family metalloprotein, whose translation MTIEELKTTIKKLNSKAGQMKMDLHDLAEGLPTDYEKLMDVAAQTYEIYCKLNELKQQLKQMESAK comes from the coding sequence ATGACAATTGAAGAACTAAAAACCACCATTAAAAAGCTAAATAGTAAAGCAGGTCAAATGAAAATGGATCTGCATGATTTAGCTGAAGGACTACCTACAGATTACGAAAAGTTGATGGATGTTGCGGCACAAACTTACGAAATTTATTGCAAGTTAAATGAACTCAAGCAACAACTAAAACAAATGGAGAGTGCTAAATGA
- the nifW gene encoding nitrogenase-stabilizing/protective protein NifW has product MTGTIQEFKKLVDAEEFFIFFQLPYDQQLVNVNRLHILKKFSQYMSEIDQEFPNLSEQEKLAQYCLALQKAYQVFTESTPHEQKLFKVFNDKPKNVVTLTEITSD; this is encoded by the coding sequence ATGACTGGAACTATTCAAGAATTCAAAAAACTTGTTGATGCAGAAGAATTTTTTATCTTCTTTCAACTGCCTTATGATCAACAATTGGTTAATGTCAATCGTTTACATATATTAAAGAAATTCTCTCAGTATATGTCCGAAATTGATCAAGAATTTCCTAACTTGAGTGAGCAAGAAAAATTAGCTCAATATTGTTTAGCTTTACAGAAAGCATATCAAGTGTTTACCGAGTCTACACCCCATGAACAAAAACTGTTTAAGGTGTTTAACGATAAGCCAAAAAATGTAGTTACATTAACAGAAATCACATCTGATTAG
- a CDS encoding HesA/MoeB/ThiF family protein, whose product MINLTPTELERYSRQMMLPNFGELAQKRLKSATVLVTGVGGLGGTAALYLTVAGVGRLILVRGGDLRLDDMNRQILMTDDWVGKPRVFKAKETLEAINPDVQIEVIHDYITSENVDSLVQSADMTLDCAHNFTERNLLNEACVRWRKPMVEAAMDGMEAYLTTIIPGVTPCLSCLFPEKPDWDRRAFSVLGAVSGTLACLTALEAIKLITGFSQPLLSELLTIDLQRMEFAKRRSHRDRNCPVCGNTAPWRYSQSQSLSV is encoded by the coding sequence TTGATCAACCTAACGCCTACCGAATTAGAGCGATATAGTCGCCAAATGATGCTTCCTAATTTTGGTGAATTAGCTCAAAAGCGCCTAAAATCAGCGACAGTTCTGGTGACTGGTGTGGGTGGATTAGGTGGGACTGCGGCGCTTTACTTAACAGTAGCAGGTGTTGGGCGGCTCATTCTAGTCCGGGGTGGTGATTTGCGATTGGATGATATGAATCGTCAGATTTTAATGACTGATGATTGGGTGGGAAAACCAAGAGTTTTTAAAGCTAAAGAAACTTTAGAAGCTATTAATCCTGATGTGCAAATTGAAGTAATTCATGATTATATTACCTCGGAAAATGTAGACTCTTTGGTGCAATCTGCTGATATGACTTTGGACTGCGCTCACAATTTTACCGAGCGGAATTTATTAAATGAAGCTTGTGTACGTTGGCGTAAACCAATGGTGGAAGCGGCGATGGATGGTATGGAGGCTTACCTCACCACAATTATTCCTGGTGTAACTCCTTGTTTGTCTTGTTTGTTTCCAGAAAAACCAGATTGGGATAGACGCGCTTTTTCAGTTTTAGGGGCTGTTTCTGGGACTTTAGCTTGTTTAACTGCATTGGAAGCTATTAAGTTAATTACCGGTTTTAGTCAACCATTATTGTCGGAATTACTAACAATTGATTTGCAGAGAATGGAGTTTGCTAAACGGCGTTCTCACCGCGACCGCAATTGTCCAGTTTGTGGTAATACTGCACCTTGGAGATATTCCCAATCTCAGTCCCTATCAGTTTAA
- a CDS encoding iron-sulfur cluster assembly accessory protein: MTVTLTEKAEFRLRAFLKSSASEENQAKKGVRISVKDGGCSGYEYGLEVTNKPQPNDIVSQQGNIIIYVDAESAPLLEGVEIDFVEGVMDSGFKFSNPNATDTCGCGKSFKAGDCSPNGVPCS; this comes from the coding sequence ATGACTGTTACTTTAACAGAAAAAGCAGAATTTCGTTTGCGGGCTTTTTTAAAAAGTTCTGCTTCTGAAGAAAATCAAGCTAAAAAAGGTGTCCGCATCTCCGTTAAAGACGGGGGTTGCAGTGGCTATGAGTATGGATTAGAAGTTACCAATAAGCCTCAACCTAATGATATCGTCAGCCAACAAGGTAATATTATTATTTACGTTGATGCTGAAAGCGCACCCTTATTAGAAGGTGTAGAAATTGATTTTGTTGAAGGTGTAATGGATAGCGGTTTTAAGTTCTCCAACCCCAACGCAACAGATACCTGTGGTTGCGGTAAATCTTTCAAAGCTGGAGATTGTTCACCTAATGGTGTACCTTGCAGCTAA
- a CDS encoding 2Fe-2S iron-sulfur cluster-binding protein: protein MATYQVRLICKKEDLDTTIECDEDVTIVDAAADVGIDLPVSCHSGACSSCVGKIVEGEINQDDQSFLDNDQIEKGFALLCVTYPRSNCTIKTHQEPYLV, encoded by the coding sequence ATGGCAACTTATCAAGTTAGATTGATCTGCAAAAAAGAAGACCTAGACACAACAATTGAATGTGATGAAGATGTAACAATTGTTGATGCAGCAGCAGATGTAGGTATTGATTTACCTGTTTCTTGTCATTCTGGTGCTTGTTCTAGCTGTGTAGGTAAAATTGTTGAAGGCGAAATCAACCAAGATGATCAAAGTTTCTTGGATAATGACCAAATAGAAAAAGGTTTTGCTTTATTGTGTGTTACCTATCCTCGCTCTAACTGCACAATCAAAACCCACCAAGAACCTTACTTAGTTTAA
- a CDS encoding FeoA family protein, with product MDDFYHLSSFHFLPSICNYYLEMFTPFTVTGCSLELLKPGDKGIVTVCKTQDEKIRKKLIALGIRTGTNITLEQQFPSILIKAANVTMSIDRETARAIYIRVVDV from the coding sequence ATGGATGATTTTTATCATCTTTCATCATTTCATTTTTTACCTTCTATCTGTAATTATTATCTGGAAATGTTTACACCTTTTACTGTTACTGGCTGTTCTTTAGAATTACTCAAACCTGGAGATAAAGGTATTGTCACTGTCTGTAAAACCCAAGACGAAAAAATTAGAAAAAAGTTAATTGCTTTAGGTATCAGAACAGGGACTAATATTACTCTTGAACAGCAGTTTCCATCAATTTTGATTAAAGCTGCTAATGTAACTATGAGTATTGATAGGGAAACAGCAAGGGCTATTTATATCCGTGTGGTTGATGTTTAA
- a CDS encoding cytochrome b/b6 domain-containing protein, whose amino-acid sequence MDSPAKSQKSPTQNIAAKIFHSLNIISLFLMITSGLQIYNANPVFGGRTGLHIPPIFTLGAWLAGGRHWHFAAMWLFSLNLLGYGIYIFITRRWRHKFVGTNDIKAIQKTQNPKRLTYAWHRIIYTSIIPILLLAILTGIGMYKPAQFPWIVDMFGDWQALRIVHFASVPLITVFVIIHWQLGKKAGGDKLIESMFW is encoded by the coding sequence ATGGATTCTCCTGCAAAAAGTCAAAAATCACCAACCCAAAATATAGCTGCTAAAATCTTCCACTCTCTTAATATCATCAGCCTTTTCTTAATGATTACCAGCGGGTTACAAATTTACAACGCTAACCCCGTTTTTGGTGGCCGTACAGGTTTACATATTCCCCCAATTTTCACATTAGGCGCTTGGTTAGCAGGGGGTAGACATTGGCATTTTGCCGCCATGTGGTTATTTTCTCTCAATCTTTTAGGTTACGGAATTTATATTTTCATCACCAGAAGATGGCGACATAAATTTGTAGGCACAAATGACATCAAAGCCATCCAAAAAACTCAAAATCCCAAACGCCTAACCTACGCTTGGCATCGGATTATTTACACATCCATAATTCCCATCTTATTATTAGCAATTTTAACAGGAATTGGAATGTACAAACCTGCTCAATTTCCCTGGATAGTTGATATGTTTGGAGATTGGCAAGCATTAAGAATAGTACATTTTGCCTCAGTTCCATTAATAACAGTATTTGTAATCATTCATTGGCAATTAGGAAAAAAAGCCGGAGGAGATAAACTAATAGAATCCATGTTTTGGTAA
- a CDS encoding molybdopterin-dependent oxidoreductase — MKKPKQKELIHLIKPQLTRRKLLQITGFSSIGTLLSSCGTPALEDLVGKLSEPVNQKVEQLIFQPQKLVPEFSINEIQPQELIVNSFRNTPIIDVDKFKLIIDGEVNNPLSLSMAEIQNLPLSSMIIRHVCVEGWAAIVQWGGICLRDLIALSQPKATVKYAFFESADGYYESWDLPSVTHPQTLLAYQKNGQQLQIENGAPLRLASPIKLGYKQSKWVTRVTLLSQLSNFKGYWEDQGYEWFAGL; from the coding sequence ATGAAAAAACCCAAGCAAAAAGAATTAATTCACCTAATTAAACCCCAACTAACACGCCGTAAACTATTACAAATTACCGGATTTTCCAGCATAGGGACTCTACTCAGTAGTTGTGGTACACCAGCATTAGAAGACTTGGTAGGTAAACTCTCAGAACCTGTCAACCAAAAAGTAGAACAACTAATATTTCAACCACAAAAACTCGTACCAGAATTTTCTATTAACGAAATTCAACCCCAAGAATTAATAGTAAATAGCTTCCGTAATACACCAATAATTGATGTTGATAAATTTAAGTTAATTATTGATGGAGAAGTGAATAATCCCCTCAGTTTAAGTATGGCAGAAATTCAAAACTTACCTTTAAGTTCCATGATAATTCGTCATGTTTGCGTTGAAGGTTGGGCGGCCATTGTGCAATGGGGAGGTATATGTTTACGGGATTTAATCGCTTTATCACAACCAAAAGCAACTGTTAAATATGCTTTCTTTGAATCAGCAGATGGTTATTATGAAAGTTGGGATTTACCTTCAGTTACTCATCCACAAACCTTATTAGCTTATCAAAAAAATGGGCAACAATTACAGATTGAAAATGGCGCACCTTTGCGTTTAGCTTCACCAATTAAGTTGGGTTATAAACAGAGTAAATGGGTGACAAGAGTTACTTTGTTGAGTCAGTTATCAAATTTTAAAGGTTATTGGGAAGACCAAGGTTATGAATGGTTTGCGGGGTTGTAA
- the topA gene encoding type I DNA topoisomerase, with the protein MPKRLLVVESPGKVKKLSQILGTDWIVRASCGHIRELSNEGEDSLGFTMIGNNVNCKYIPRDQRAKETIQKLKAAVKQVDEVILATDPDREGETIAWHLKETLGLREPKRVVYTEITASAVKAAISHPRKLDSNLIGAGLCRDCLDKLVGYKGSPLVWALNNGAKSVGRVQSATLHLICQREREIQIFVPQDYWSVWVDYKEGFRAFYKGTANTLTETPESETQTHDDAATNNPEKPESKRVLSAAEADKLVAEAKQHPHKVIQIEGKLTYRQPPPPFTTSTLQQAAGSKLKFAPEKTMQVAQKLYEAGLITYMRTDSVMLSPEFCASARKWLEEHDPQNIPQQVAKYRSSKTAQEAHEAIRPTDVFRPSVQLRVELPEDEFNLYVMIWKRAVASQCRPAQVRKTLIITQSGNILWQARGQVVEFYGYAKYWPNLGKDAVLPILQQGQKLTLENAGHEKKQTQPPPRYSEPKLVQLMERKGIGRPSTYAPTVATLKKRNYIELKKGNLHPTTLGLEVDEFLQKALPDLLEAEFTAKMEAELDKIAEGKNSWQNYLTTWNQSYFVPALSKAKTVVVNVGNTAKTNGKFERKYESSKTKCPECSNFLAKIPSSKVKKKYFLKCVSGCENIVLFWSDFNKRWEAPKTKTSATENTPKPAAKITSYPCPVCKKPLEEYSYIKDGQNKTMLRCSGQDSWKDKKHKDAAYFYTAKGWWSPKFGNL; encoded by the coding sequence ATGCCCAAACGCCTCCTAGTTGTTGAATCGCCCGGAAAAGTCAAAAAACTGAGTCAAATTCTCGGTACAGATTGGATAGTTCGCGCTAGTTGTGGACATATCCGCGAACTCAGTAATGAGGGTGAAGATTCGCTAGGATTCACAATGATAGGTAACAATGTTAATTGCAAATATATCCCCCGTGACCAACGCGCTAAAGAAACAATTCAAAAACTTAAAGCCGCTGTCAAACAAGTTGATGAAGTCATTTTAGCAACAGACCCAGATAGAGAAGGAGAAACCATTGCTTGGCATCTCAAAGAAACCCTGGGATTACGAGAACCCAAGCGAGTAGTTTATACAGAGATTACAGCATCAGCCGTAAAAGCCGCAATTTCCCATCCTCGGAAACTTGACTCTAACTTAATCGGTGCAGGATTATGCAGAGATTGTCTTGATAAGTTGGTAGGATACAAAGGTAGTCCCCTAGTTTGGGCATTAAACAACGGTGCAAAAAGTGTAGGTAGAGTCCAAAGCGCCACATTACACCTCATTTGTCAGCGCGAAAGAGAAATTCAAATTTTCGTTCCCCAAGATTACTGGAGTGTGTGGGTAGACTACAAAGAAGGATTTCGGGCTTTTTACAAAGGTACAGCTAATACCCTCACAGAAACACCAGAATCAGAAACCCAAACCCACGATGATGCAGCTACGAATAACCCCGAAAAACCAGAGTCTAAGAGGGTTTTATCAGCAGCAGAAGCAGATAAATTAGTTGCAGAAGCTAAACAACATCCTCACAAAGTCATCCAAATTGAAGGTAAACTCACCTATCGTCAACCACCCCCACCATTTACCACCTCCACCCTACAACAAGCAGCCGGGTCTAAACTGAAATTTGCCCCAGAAAAAACCATGCAGGTGGCACAAAAGCTATATGAGGCAGGGTTGATAACATATATGCGTACAGATTCAGTCATGCTAAGTCCTGAATTTTGCGCCAGTGCGCGTAAGTGGTTGGAAGAACATGACCCCCAGAATATACCCCAACAAGTAGCTAAATACCGTAGTAGTAAAACAGCACAGGAAGCACACGAAGCGATTCGTCCTACAGATGTGTTTCGTCCTTCGGTACAGTTGCGGGTAGAATTACCTGAAGATGAGTTTAACCTGTATGTGATGATTTGGAAAAGGGCAGTTGCTTCTCAATGTCGTCCTGCACAGGTGAGAAAAACTTTAATTATTACCCAATCAGGTAATATTTTATGGCAAGCGAGGGGACAAGTTGTAGAGTTTTATGGTTATGCGAAATATTGGCCTAATTTGGGTAAAGATGCGGTTTTACCAATTTTACAACAGGGGCAAAAATTAACTTTAGAAAATGCCGGACATGAAAAGAAACAAACCCAACCACCACCAAGATACAGTGAACCAAAACTTGTACAATTAATGGAAAGAAAAGGTATTGGTCGTCCTAGTACCTACGCGCCTACAGTTGCGACTTTAAAGAAACGTAATTATATTGAATTAAAAAAAGGTAATCTTCATCCTACAACTTTAGGTTTAGAAGTTGATGAGTTTTTACAAAAGGCATTACCAGATTTATTAGAAGCAGAATTTACCGCCAAGATGGAAGCGGAATTAGATAAAATTGCTGAAGGTAAAAATTCTTGGCAAAATTATTTAACTACTTGGAATCAAAGTTATTTTGTCCCTGCACTTTCTAAAGCTAAAACTGTGGTTGTTAATGTAGGAAATACGGCTAAAACTAATGGTAAATTTGAGCGTAAATATGAAAGTTCAAAAACTAAATGTCCTGAATGTAGCAACTTTTTAGCGAAAATTCCTAGTAGTAAGGTGAAGAAGAAATATTTTCTTAAATGTGTGAGTGGTTGTGAAAATATTGTTTTGTTTTGGAGTGATTTTAATAAACGTTGGGAAGCACCAAAAACAAAAACATCGGCAACAGAAAATACTCCTAAGCCAGCGGCTAAAATAACATCTTATCCCTGTCCGGTATGTAAGAAACCTTTAGAGGAGTATAGTTATATTAAAGATGGGCAGAATAAAACCATGTTGCGGTGTTCTGGTCAGGATTCTTGGAAGGATAAAAAACATAAGGATGCGGCTTATTTTTATACAGCAAAAGGGTGGTGGAGTCCTAAATTTGGGAATTTGTAG
- a CDS encoding Rpn family recombination-promoting nuclease/putative transposase, with amino-acid sequence MKTDTIFYTLLQNLPSVLFELLEQSPTLALHYEFSSVEIKELARRIDGLFLPKPEYPQDPIYFVEVQFQSDDNLYWRLITEAFLYLNQYKPQRTWQAVVLWANRDLDPGIPLAYQSLLTAGLIHVVYLDEITDTSSSIGLGIIKLVVSPEDEAIQQAKTLINLVEKADAAKSRNLLELVERMLVYKFSSYSRQELEAMFGLTEWQKTRFYQEVKEETELETKLETIPRLLNEGLNVEQIARILELDIDVVQQAIKQQNHK; translated from the coding sequence ATGAAGACAGACACGATATTTTACACATTACTGCAAAATCTCCCCAGTGTGTTATTTGAATTGCTAGAACAGTCACCAACACTAGCCTTACACTACGAATTTTCCTCAGTGGAAATCAAAGAATTAGCACGTCGAATAGATGGCTTATTTTTACCCAAACCAGAGTACCCACAAGACCCGATTTATTTTGTGGAAGTACAATTTCAAAGCGATGATAATTTATACTGGCGATTAATTACAGAAGCATTTCTTTACTTAAACCAATATAAACCTCAAAGAACATGGCAAGCGGTAGTATTGTGGGCAAATCGGGATCTTGATCCTGGTATACCCTTAGCATATCAAAGTTTACTAACTGCTGGATTAATTCATGTCGTTTACTTAGATGAAATAACTGATACATCATCTTCAATTGGTTTAGGTATTATTAAATTAGTAGTTTCCCCTGAAGATGAAGCTATCCAACAAGCAAAAACTTTGATCAATTTAGTAGAAAAAGCAGATGCGGCCAAGAGTCGAAATCTTTTAGAATTAGTAGAAAGAATGCTAGTTTACAAATTCTCATCCTATAGCCGTCAGGAGTTAGAAGCAATGTTTGGATTAACAGAATGGCAAAAAACCCGATTTTATCAAGAAGTCAAAGAAGAAACAGAGTTAGAAACAAAGCTAGAAACCATTCCTAGACTGTTAAATGAGGGGTTAAATGTAGAACAAATTGCTCGTATACTTGAGTTAGATATCGACGTCGTGCAACAAGCAATCAAACAGCAAAATCATAAATAG
- a CDS encoding restriction endonuclease, whose product MGQHFSESVDFGDITTLINRELKRLGWTPTQEKNYLVKTYRQIILKLLTDEQLLDFFEYLQNLGNEQTKGNKTMTSPIQKIFFGCPGTGKSHKISNDIDGGIVKQILGIDKNIHPENLIKTVFHPEYTYGDFMGKLMPQTKSNGDVYYQFYQGHFLQALAQAYKNLLVQKEDETVQNVALVIDEINRGNSSAIFGTVFQLLDRRQDGWSAYEISLSDLEFQTLIKLTGFKEVGFNNVEKVPTYTYGKHTSERKLGEYQDILDKIQIKVEKSTSVVSSIRIPYNLSIFGTMNTSDNSIYFMDNAFKRRWEWEYVDWNEDDDKKLDNVTLEGYGDGTLKWKNLVERFNIFIKDNHNSVRSGRIEDMQIGYRFINAGTITEDQIKNKLMFFIWDSVFNRDKTPIRKLLNKSDKELVTFGDFIKYHQEFVTNLLKYTTK is encoded by the coding sequence ATGGGCCAACATTTTTCGGAGTCTGTTGATTTTGGCGATATTACAACTTTGATAAATCGAGAACTTAAACGCTTGGGTTGGACACCAACACAAGAAAAAAATTATCTCGTCAAAACTTATCGCCAAATAATTCTTAAATTACTTACTGATGAACAGTTGTTAGACTTTTTTGAATATTTACAAAATCTGGGTAATGAGCAAACAAAAGGTAATAAAACTATGACAAGTCCAATTCAAAAAATATTTTTCGGTTGTCCTGGTACTGGTAAAAGCCATAAAATTTCCAATGATATTGATGGCGGAATTGTTAAACAGATTTTAGGGATTGATAAAAATATTCATCCTGAGAATCTGATTAAAACTGTTTTTCATCCTGAATACACCTATGGCGATTTTATGGGAAAATTAATGCCACAGACTAAATCTAATGGAGATGTTTATTATCAATTTTATCAAGGTCATTTTTTACAAGCATTGGCTCAAGCTTATAAAAATTTATTAGTTCAAAAAGAAGACGAAACCGTACAAAATGTTGCTTTAGTTATTGATGAAATCAATAGAGGTAACTCTTCAGCAATTTTTGGTACAGTTTTTCAACTGCTAGATCGTCGTCAAGATGGGTGGTCTGCCTATGAAATTAGTCTTTCTGATTTAGAATTTCAAACACTTATCAAATTAACAGGTTTTAAAGAAGTTGGATTTAATAATGTAGAAAAAGTTCCTACATATACTTATGGTAAACATACAAGTGAAAGAAAATTGGGAGAATATCAAGACATTTTAGATAAAATTCAGATTAAGGTTGAAAAAAGTACGTCTGTTGTAAGTTCAATTCGCATTCCTTACAATCTTTCCATATTTGGAACAATGAATACTTCGGATAATTCCATTTACTTTATGGATAACGCTTTTAAAAGACGTTGGGAATGGGAATATGTAGACTGGAATGAAGATGATGATAAAAAATTAGATAATGTTACCTTAGAAGGTTATGGAGATGGCACTTTAAAATGGAAAAATTTAGTAGAGAGATTCAACATCTTTATTAAAGATAATCATAATTCTGTCAGAAGTGGCAGAATAGAAGATATGCAAATAGGTTATCGTTTCATCAATGCAGGTACAATTACAGAAGATCAGATCAAAAATAAACTGATGTTCTTTATTTGGGATAGTGTTTTTAACCGTGATAAAACCCCCATTCGCAAACTTTTAAACAAGAGTGATAAAGAGTTGGTGACTTTTGGTGATTTTATTAAATACCATCAGGAATTTGTAACCAATCTCTTAAAATATACAACTAAATAA